From a single Streptomyces misionensis genomic region:
- a CDS encoding polyprenyl synthetase family protein, producing MAHQPPAAGRPRTFGTATRGETVPTVPPASTETAVDVTALLERGRTLATPVLRAAVDRLAPPMDTVAAYHFGWIDAAGNPAAGDGGKAVRPALAVLSAEVAGAAPETGVPGAVAVELVHNFSLLHDDLMDGDEQRRHRDTVWKVHGPAQAILVGDALFALANEVLLELGTVEAGRATRRLTSATRALIDGQAQDISYEHRDRVSVEECLEMEGNKTGALLACASSIGAVLGGADDATADALERYGYHLGLAFQAVDDLLGIWGDPDATGKQTWSDLRQRKKSLPVVAALAAGGPASERLGEILAADAKSSDFENFSEEEFAARAALIEEAGGREWTAEEARRQHTIAISALDAVGMPDRVRAAFTALADFVVVRKR from the coding sequence ATGGCCCATCAACCGCCGGCGGCAGGCCGCCCCCGCACCTTCGGTACCGCAACAAGAGGAGAGACTGTGCCCACTGTGCCCCCGGCCTCGACGGAGACCGCGGTGGACGTCACCGCGCTGCTGGAGCGCGGCCGGACCCTGGCCACACCGGTCCTGCGTGCGGCCGTCGACCGCCTGGCTCCTCCCATGGACACCGTCGCCGCCTACCACTTCGGCTGGATCGACGCCGCCGGCAACCCGGCCGCCGGGGACGGCGGCAAGGCCGTGCGCCCCGCGCTCGCCGTGCTCTCCGCCGAGGTCGCCGGCGCCGCGCCCGAGACCGGCGTGCCCGGCGCCGTGGCCGTCGAACTCGTCCACAACTTCTCGCTGCTGCACGACGACCTGATGGACGGCGACGAGCAGCGCCGGCACCGCGACACCGTCTGGAAGGTGCACGGCCCCGCCCAGGCCATCCTGGTCGGCGACGCGCTGTTCGCCCTGGCCAACGAGGTCCTGCTGGAGCTCGGCACGGTCGAGGCCGGCCGCGCCACCCGCCGGCTCACCTCCGCCACCCGCGCCCTGATCGACGGTCAGGCGCAGGACATCTCCTACGAGCACCGCGACCGCGTCAGCGTCGAGGAGTGCCTGGAGATGGAGGGCAACAAGACCGGCGCGCTGCTCGCCTGCGCCTCCTCCATCGGCGCCGTGCTCGGCGGCGCCGACGACGCCACGGCGGACGCGCTCGAGCGCTACGGCTACCACCTCGGCCTCGCCTTCCAGGCCGTGGACGACCTGCTCGGCATCTGGGGCGACCCGGACGCCACCGGCAAGCAGACCTGGAGCGATCTGCGCCAGCGCAAGAAGTCGCTGCCGGTGGTGGCCGCCCTCGCGGCCGGCGGCCCCGCCTCCGAGCGGCTCGGCGAGATCCTCGCCGCCGACGCCAAGAGCAGCGATTTCGAGAACTTCTCCGAGGAGGAGTTCGCGGCCCGCGCCGCCCTCATCGAGGAGGCGGGCGGCCGCGAATGGACGGCTGAGGAAGCGCGCCGTCAGCACACCATCGCCATCAGCGCCCTCGACGCGGTCGGCATGCCGGACCGGGTACGGGCCGCCTTCACGGCCCTCGCCGACTTCGTCGTCGTACGAAAGAGATGA
- the hpnC gene encoding squalene synthase HpnC: MTATTTAPDPERATLDKAASENFPVAPFFLPRDWRDDLMAVYGFARLVDDIGDGDLAPGGADARLLGVSATEAEDRLVLLDAFEADLRRVFDATPRHPLLRRLQPVVRRRALTPDPFLGLIAANRQDQLVTRYETYDDLLAYCELSANTVGRLVLAVTGTSTPERIRLSDAICTALQIVEHLQDVAEDLGRDRIYLPAEDMRRFHVSETDLSAKTAGASVRALVAYEAQRARDLLNEGAPLVGSVHGRLKLLLAGFVAGGKAAIHAITAAEYDVLPGPPKPGKVQLLRETGLILRGEG; this comes from the coding sequence ATGACGGCCACCACGACGGCGCCGGACCCGGAGCGCGCCACCCTCGACAAGGCCGCGAGCGAGAACTTCCCCGTGGCCCCCTTCTTCCTCCCCCGCGACTGGCGCGACGACCTCATGGCGGTCTACGGCTTCGCCCGTCTGGTGGACGACATCGGCGACGGCGACCTCGCCCCCGGCGGCGCCGACGCCCGGCTGCTCGGCGTGTCGGCCACGGAGGCCGAGGACCGCCTGGTGCTGCTCGACGCCTTCGAGGCCGATCTGCGCCGCGTCTTCGACGCCACTCCGCGCCACCCCCTGCTGCGCCGGCTGCAGCCCGTCGTGCGCCGGCGCGCGCTCACCCCCGATCCGTTCCTCGGGCTGATCGCCGCCAACCGCCAGGACCAGCTCGTCACCCGCTACGAGACCTACGACGACCTTCTGGCCTACTGCGAACTCTCCGCCAACACCGTCGGCCGCCTCGTCCTCGCCGTCACCGGCACCTCGACCCCCGAGCGGATCCGTCTGTCCGACGCGATCTGCACCGCGTTGCAGATCGTGGAACACCTCCAGGACGTGGCCGAGGACCTCGGCCGTGACCGGATCTACCTTCCGGCCGAGGACATGAGGCGCTTCCACGTCAGCGAAACGGACCTGTCCGCGAAAACCGCGGGCGCATCGGTGCGCGCCCTGGTTGCATACGAAGCGCAACGCGCCCGCGATCTGCTGAATGAAGGCGCCCCCCTGGTGGGTAGCGTCCACGGCAGGTTGAAGCTGCTGCTCGCAGGGTTCGTGGCGGGGGGGAAGGCGGCGATCCACGCGATCACCGCCGCCGAATACGACGTACTTCCCGGCCCGCCCAAGCCAGGCAAGGTCCAGTTGCTGCGTGAGACGGGCTTGATTCTGCGAGGAGAGGGGTGA
- the hpnD gene encoding presqualene diphosphate synthase HpnD, translating into MIRTVESPSHVSAPVLAAYRYCETVTGQQARNFAYGIRLLPTPKRRAMSALYALSRRVDDIGDGDLADEVKLARLTETRALLARVREGDVAEDDTDPVAVALAHAASAFPIPLGGLDELIDGVQMDVRGETYETWDDLKVYCRCVAGAIGRLSLGVFGTEPGARGAERAPEYADTLGLALQLTNILRDVREDALGGRTYLPADDLAKFGCSAGFDQPTPPEGSDFAGLVHFEVRRARALFAEGYQLLPMLDRRSGACVAAMAGIYRRLLDRIARDPEAVLRGRVSLPGHEKAYVAVRGLSGLDTRHVTRHGSGRSVRRRA; encoded by the coding sequence GTGATCCGGACCGTGGAGTCTCCGTCGCACGTGTCCGCACCAGTACTCGCCGCCTACCGCTACTGCGAGACGGTGACCGGACAGCAGGCCCGTAACTTCGCGTACGGCATCCGGCTGCTGCCCACACCGAAGCGGCGCGCCATGTCGGCGCTGTACGCGCTGTCCCGGCGGGTGGACGACATCGGCGACGGCGACCTGGCCGACGAGGTGAAGCTGGCGCGGCTCACCGAGACCCGCGCCCTGCTCGCCCGGGTCCGCGAAGGCGACGTCGCGGAGGACGACACCGACCCGGTGGCGGTCGCCCTCGCCCACGCCGCGAGCGCCTTCCCGATCCCGCTCGGCGGCCTGGACGAGCTGATCGACGGCGTCCAGATGGACGTGCGCGGGGAGACCTACGAGACCTGGGACGACCTCAAGGTCTACTGCCGCTGTGTCGCCGGTGCCATCGGCCGCCTCTCGCTCGGCGTGTTCGGCACCGAACCGGGTGCCCGCGGCGCCGAGCGCGCCCCCGAGTACGCCGACACGCTCGGCCTCGCGCTCCAGCTCACCAACATTCTCCGCGACGTGCGCGAGGACGCCTTGGGCGGCCGCACCTATCTGCCCGCCGACGACCTGGCCAAGTTCGGCTGCTCGGCTGGTTTCGACCAGCCGACGCCCCCGGAGGGCTCCGACTTCGCCGGCCTGGTCCACTTCGAGGTGCGGCGGGCCCGCGCCCTGTTCGCCGAGGGCTACCAGCTGCTGCCCATGCTCGACCGGCGCAGCGGCGCCTGCGTGGCCGCCATGGCCGGCATCTACCGCCGGCTGCTCGACCGCATCGCGCGCGACCCGGAGGCCGTGCTGCGCGGCCGGGTCTCGCTGCCCGGGCACGAGAAGGCCTACGTCGCCGTGCGCGGCCTGTCCGGCCTGGACACGCGGCATGTCACCCGCCACGGCTCCGGCCGGTCCGTCAGGAGGCGCGCCTGA
- the hpnE gene encoding hydroxysqualene dehydroxylase HpnE, giving the protein MNDGARTAPAPDDGGRAARSAVVVGGGLAGVTAALALADAGVRVTLLEGRPRLGGLAFSFQRGELTVDNGQHVYLRCCTAYRWFLDRIGGAELAPLQDRLDVPVVDLAKPEGRRLGRLRRDPLPVPLHLGRSLAAYPHLSLAERAAVGRAALALKGLDPADPALDSQDFGSWLAAHGQSARAIEALWDLVGVATLNAVAGDASLGLAAMVFKTGLLSDPGAADIGWAHVPLGELHDRLARKALDSAGVRTEVRSRVTSVSAMENGGWRVEVPGERLESDAVVLAVPQREAHALLPPGALDAPERLLGIGTAPILNVHVVYDRKVLARPFFAALGTRVQWVFDRTHASGLRSGQYLALSQSAAQDDIDLPVAELRRRYLPELERLIPGTRGAVPKDFFVTRERTATFAPAPGVGRLRPGARTKAPGLYLAGAWTATGWPATMESAVRSGVSAADAALSALGRPRPSRLFAFEEAA; this is encoded by the coding sequence ATGAACGACGGCGCACGCACCGCGCCCGCCCCGGACGACGGCGGGCGGGCAGCCCGCAGCGCCGTCGTGGTCGGCGGCGGCCTCGCCGGTGTCACCGCGGCGCTCGCCCTGGCCGACGCGGGCGTCCGCGTCACCCTGCTCGAAGGCAGGCCCAGGCTGGGCGGCCTCGCCTTCTCCTTCCAGCGCGGCGAACTGACCGTCGACAACGGCCAGCACGTGTACCTGCGCTGCTGCACCGCCTACCGCTGGTTCCTCGACCGGATCGGGGGAGCGGAGCTGGCACCGCTGCAGGACCGCCTGGACGTGCCCGTCGTGGACCTCGCCAAGCCCGAGGGCAGACGACTCGGCCGGCTGCGGCGCGACCCGCTGCCCGTCCCCCTCCACCTGGGGCGCAGCCTGGCCGCCTATCCGCACCTCTCGCTCGCCGAGCGCGCCGCGGTCGGGCGGGCCGCGCTCGCGCTGAAGGGACTCGACCCGGCCGATCCGGCCCTGGACTCCCAGGACTTCGGCAGCTGGCTGGCCGCCCACGGCCAGTCGGCGCGTGCCATCGAGGCCCTGTGGGACCTGGTCGGGGTCGCCACCCTCAACGCGGTCGCGGGCGACGCCTCACTGGGGCTCGCCGCGATGGTGTTCAAGACCGGTCTGCTGTCCGACCCGGGCGCGGCCGACATCGGCTGGGCCCATGTGCCGCTGGGCGAACTGCACGACCGGCTGGCCCGCAAGGCGCTCGACTCCGCGGGCGTACGTACCGAGGTCCGTTCACGCGTCACCTCCGTCTCTGCCATGGAGAACGGTGGTTGGCGCGTGGAGGTTCCCGGCGAGCGCCTGGAATCCGACGCGGTCGTCCTCGCCGTGCCCCAGCGCGAGGCGCACGCACTGCTGCCGCCCGGCGCCCTCGACGCCCCCGAGCGACTGCTCGGCATCGGCACCGCGCCGATCCTCAACGTGCACGTCGTCTACGACCGCAAGGTGCTCGCACGGCCCTTCTTCGCCGCCCTCGGCACCCGCGTGCAGTGGGTCTTCGACCGCACCCACGCCTCCGGACTGCGCTCGGGCCAGTACCTCGCGCTGTCCCAGTCGGCCGCGCAGGACGACATCGATCTCCCGGTCGCCGAGCTGCGCAGGCGCTACCTCCCGGAGTTGGAAAGGCTCATTCCGGGCACGCGCGGCGCCGTGCCGAAGGACTTCTTCGTGACCCGGGAGCGCACGGCCACGTTCGCCCCCGCCCCCGGCGTCGGCAGGCTGCGGCCCGGCGCCCGCACCAAGGCCCCCGGCCTGTACCTGGCCGGAGCGTGGACCGCCACCGGGTGGCCCGCGACCATGGAGAGTGCGGTCCGCAGTGGGGTGAGCGCGGCCGACGCCGCGCTGAGCGCCCTGGGCCGGCCCCGCCCGAGCCGCCTGTTCGCCTTCGAGGAGGCGGCCTGA
- a CDS encoding sugar phosphate nucleotidyltransferase codes for MIGLVLAAGAGRRLRPYTDTLPKALVPVGPAGIEGEPTVLDLTLGNFAEIGLTEVAVIVGYRKEAVYERKAALEAKYGLKLTLIDNDKAEEWNNAYSLWCGRDALKDGVILANGDTVHPVSVEKTLLAARGDGKRIILALDTVKSLADEEMKVVVDPAKGMTKITKLMDPAEATGEYIGVTLIEGDAAAELADALKTVWETDPQQFYEHGYQELVDRGFRIDVAPIGEVDWVEIDNHDDLARGREIACRY; via the coding sequence ATGATCGGCCTCGTGCTGGCGGCCGGCGCCGGACGGCGTCTGCGCCCCTACACGGACACCCTGCCCAAGGCGCTGGTGCCGGTGGGGCCCGCGGGCATAGAGGGCGAACCCACGGTTCTCGACCTCACCCTCGGCAACTTCGCGGAGATCGGCCTGACCGAGGTCGCGGTCATCGTCGGCTACCGCAAGGAAGCCGTCTACGAGCGCAAGGCCGCCCTGGAGGCCAAGTACGGCCTCAAGCTCACCCTCATCGACAACGACAAGGCCGAGGAGTGGAACAACGCCTACTCCCTGTGGTGCGGCCGTGACGCCCTCAAGGACGGCGTGATCCTCGCCAACGGCGACACCGTGCACCCGGTCTCCGTCGAGAAGACCCTGCTCGCCGCGCGCGGCGACGGCAAGCGGATCATCCTCGCCCTGGACACCGTGAAGTCCCTGGCCGACGAGGAGATGAAGGTCGTCGTCGACCCCGCGAAGGGCATGACGAAGATCACCAAGCTGATGGACCCGGCCGAGGCGACCGGCGAGTACATCGGCGTCACCCTCATCGAGGGCGACGCCGCCGCCGAACTGGCCGACGCGCTGAAGACGGTCTGGGAGACCGACCCGCAGCAGTTCTACGAGCACGGCTACCAGGAACTGGTCGACCGCGGCTTCCGGATCGACGTCGCGCCGATCGGCGAGGTCGACTGGGTCGAGATCGACAACCACGACGACCTGGCCAGGGGACGGGAGATCGCGTGCCGCTACTGA
- a CDS encoding DUF6380 family protein, with the protein MDLTEPGDTPQATPRHGVASLTATTARAPFNQHVRHARKDAP; encoded by the coding sequence ATGGACCTCACCGAACCAGGGGACACCCCGCAGGCAACCCCGCGCCACGGCGTGGCGTCACTGACTGCGACGACCGCACGTGCACCGTTCAACCAGCACGTTCGGCACGCACGGAAGGACGCACCATGA
- a CDS encoding glycosyltransferase family 2 protein, producing MGNRPAELRALLDSVAGQHGDPVEVVVVGNGSPVPDVPEGVRTVELPENLGIPGGRNVGIEAFGPGGRDVDILLFLDDDGLLARQDTAELCREAFAADPELGIISFRIADPETGATQRRHVPRLRASDPMRSSRVTTFLGGANAVRTKVFEEVGGLPAEFFYAHEETDLAWRALNAGWLIDYRSDMVLYHPTTAPSRHAVYHRMVARNRVWLARRNLPVLLVPVYLGVWLLLTLARRPSREALRAWFGGFKEGWTASCGPRRPMRWRTVWRLTRLGRPPVI from the coding sequence ATGGGCAACCGGCCCGCGGAGCTGCGCGCCCTGCTCGACTCGGTCGCGGGGCAGCACGGCGACCCGGTCGAGGTGGTCGTCGTCGGCAACGGCTCGCCGGTGCCCGACGTCCCCGAGGGCGTCCGCACCGTCGAGCTGCCGGAGAACCTGGGCATCCCGGGCGGCCGCAACGTCGGCATAGAGGCCTTCGGGCCCGGCGGCCGCGACGTCGACATCCTGCTCTTCCTGGACGACGACGGACTGCTCGCCCGGCAGGACACCGCCGAGCTGTGCCGCGAGGCCTTCGCCGCCGACCCCGAACTGGGCATCATCAGCTTCCGCATCGCCGACCCGGAGACCGGGGCGACGCAGCGCCGCCACGTGCCGCGGCTGCGCGCCTCCGACCCGATGCGCTCCTCCCGCGTCACCACCTTCCTGGGCGGCGCCAACGCGGTGCGCACCAAGGTCTTCGAGGAGGTCGGCGGGCTGCCAGCCGAGTTCTTCTACGCGCACGAGGAGACCGATCTCGCCTGGCGGGCGCTGAACGCCGGCTGGCTGATCGACTACCGCTCCGACATGGTGCTGTACCACCCGACGACCGCGCCCTCCCGGCACGCCGTCTACCACCGCATGGTGGCCCGCAACCGCGTCTGGCTCGCCCGGCGCAACCTCCCGGTCCTGCTCGTCCCCGTCTACCTCGGGGTCTGGCTGCTGCTCACCCTGGCCCGCCGTCCCTCCCGGGAGGCCCTGCGGGCCTGGTTCGGCGGCTTCAAGGAGGGCTGGACCGCGTCCTGCGGTCCGCGGCGCCCGATGCGCTGGCGCACGGTCTGGCGGCTCACCCGGCTGGGCCGGCCCCCGGTCATCTGA
- a CDS encoding ABC transporter ATP-binding protein translates to MAEQNTADDRRPTVIADDLHIVYRVNGAKTGKGSATAALSRILKRGEERGVRKVHAVRGVSFVAYRGEAIGLIGSNGSGKSTLLRAIAGLLPAEKGKVYTDGQPSLLGVNAALMNDLTGERNVILGGLAMGMSREQIKERYQEIVDFSGINEKGDFITLPMRTYSSGMAARLRFSIAAAKDHDVLMIDEALATGDRKFQKRSEERIRELRKEAGTVFLVSHNNKSIRDTCNRVLWLERGELRMDGPTEEVLKEYEKFTGK, encoded by the coding sequence GTGGCTGAGCAGAACACCGCAGACGACCGGCGCCCGACGGTCATCGCCGACGACCTGCACATCGTCTACCGGGTCAACGGCGCGAAGACCGGCAAGGGCAGCGCGACGGCGGCCCTGAGCCGCATCCTCAAGCGGGGCGAGGAGCGCGGCGTGCGCAAGGTGCACGCCGTGCGCGGGGTCTCCTTCGTCGCCTACCGCGGCGAGGCCATCGGCCTGATCGGCTCCAACGGCTCCGGCAAGTCCACCCTGCTGCGCGCCATCGCGGGTCTGCTGCCCGCCGAGAAGGGCAAGGTCTACACCGACGGCCAGCCCTCCCTGCTGGGCGTGAACGCGGCCCTGATGAACGATCTGACCGGTGAGCGCAATGTGATCCTGGGCGGCCTCGCCATGGGCATGTCGCGGGAGCAGATCAAGGAGCGCTATCAGGAGATCGTGGACTTCTCGGGCATCAACGAGAAGGGCGACTTCATCACCCTTCCGATGCGCACCTACTCCTCCGGAATGGCCGCCCGGCTGCGTTTTTCCATCGCCGCCGCCAAGGACCACGACGTCCTCATGATCGACGAGGCGCTGGCCACCGGTGACCGCAAGTTCCAGAAGCGTTCCGAAGAACGCATCCGGGAACTGCGCAAGGAGGCCGGCACGGTGTTTCTGGTCAGCCACAACAACAAGTCCATCCGTGACACCTGCAATCGCGTCCTGTGGCTGGAACGCGGTGAGCTGCGCATGGACGGGCCGACCGAAGAGGTTCTCAAGGAGTACGAGAAGTTCACCGGCAAGTGA
- a CDS encoding iron-containing alcohol dehydrogenase family protein has protein sequence MPLLTRLIPSPVVVDIRPGALDDLGGVLADERISQSGRLAVAVSGGSGARLRERIAPSLPGATWYEVGGGTLDDAVRLAGEMKSGHYDAVVGLGGGKIIDCAKFAAARIGLPLVAVPTNLAHDGLCSPVATLDNDAGRGSYGVPNPIAVVIDLDVIREAPARFVRAGIGDAISNVNAIADWELSHRVNGEKIDGLAAAMARQAGEAVLRHPGGIGDNDFLQVLAEALVLSGISMSISGDSRPSSGSCHEINHAFDLLFPKRAAAHGEQCGLGAAFAMYLRGAHEEAAHTAGVLRRHGLPVLPEEIGFTVDEFVRAVEFAPETRPGRYTILEHLDLKPNQIKDIYADYVKAIGS, from the coding sequence GTGCCGCTACTGACCCGGCTGATTCCCTCCCCGGTCGTCGTCGACATCCGCCCGGGCGCCCTGGACGACCTGGGCGGTGTCCTCGCGGACGAGCGCATCTCCCAGTCGGGCCGGCTCGCCGTCGCCGTCAGCGGCGGCTCCGGCGCCCGGCTGCGCGAGCGCATCGCCCCCTCGCTGCCGGGTGCCACCTGGTACGAGGTCGGCGGCGGCACCCTGGACGACGCCGTGCGCCTGGCCGGCGAGATGAAGTCCGGCCACTACGACGCGGTGGTCGGGCTCGGCGGCGGCAAGATCATCGACTGCGCCAAGTTCGCCGCGGCCCGCATCGGCCTGCCGCTGGTCGCGGTCCCGACCAACCTCGCGCACGACGGCCTGTGCTCACCGGTCGCCACCCTCGACAACGACGCGGGACGCGGCTCCTACGGTGTGCCGAACCCGATCGCGGTCGTCATCGACCTGGACGTGATCCGCGAGGCCCCGGCCCGCTTCGTCCGGGCCGGCATCGGCGACGCCATCTCCAACGTCAACGCGATCGCGGACTGGGAACTGTCCCACCGCGTCAACGGCGAGAAGATCGACGGTCTCGCCGCGGCCATGGCCCGCCAGGCGGGCGAGGCGGTGCTGCGCCACCCCGGCGGCATCGGGGACAACGATTTCCTCCAGGTGCTCGCCGAGGCGCTCGTCCTCAGCGGCATCTCGATGTCGATCTCCGGCGACTCCCGCCCGTCCTCCGGCTCCTGCCACGAGATCAACCACGCCTTCGACCTGCTGTTCCCCAAGCGGGCCGCCGCCCACGGCGAGCAGTGCGGGCTCGGCGCGGCCTTCGCCATGTATCTGCGCGGGGCCCACGAGGAGGCCGCGCACACGGCCGGGGTGCTGCGCCGGCACGGGCTGCCGGTACTGCCGGAGGAGATCGGCTTCACGGTGGACGAGTTCGTCCGCGCCGTGGAGTTCGCCCCCGAGACCCGGCCGGGCCGCTACACCATCCTCGAACACCTCGACCTCAAGCCGAACCAGATCAAGGACATCTACGCCGACTATGTCAAGGCCATCGGTAGCTGA
- a CDS encoding ABC transporter permease — protein MSHTTHDGGVAVSAIPSPDAGLTPAELAAKYGLAVSGARPSLTEYIRRLWSRRHFILAFSQAKLTAQYSQAKLGQLWQVATPLLNAAVYYFIFGVILHASRGMSSDVYIPFLVTGVFVFTFTQSSVMSGVRAISGNLGLVRALHFPRASLPISFSLQQLQQLLFSMIVLFIVAIGFGSYPGPSWLLIVPVLLLQFLFNSGLALIVARLGAKTPDMAQLMPFVLRTWMYASGVMFSISKMMEGRSELAVRLLQVNPAAIYMDLMRFALIDGYDASNLPPHVWAIAGFWAVVIFAGGFVYFWKAEERYGRG, from the coding sequence GTGAGTCACACTACGCATGACGGCGGTGTCGCGGTGAGCGCGATACCGTCGCCCGACGCGGGGCTGACGCCGGCCGAGCTGGCCGCCAAGTACGGTCTCGCCGTCAGCGGCGCCCGCCCCTCGCTGACGGAGTACATCCGCCGGCTGTGGAGCCGGCGCCACTTCATCCTCGCCTTCTCGCAGGCGAAGCTGACGGCGCAGTACAGCCAGGCCAAGCTGGGCCAGCTGTGGCAGGTCGCCACCCCGCTGCTGAACGCGGCCGTGTACTACTTCATCTTCGGCGTCATCCTGCACGCCAGCCGGGGCATGTCCTCCGACGTGTACATCCCGTTCCTGGTCACCGGCGTGTTCGTGTTCACTTTCACGCAGAGCTCGGTGATGTCGGGCGTGCGGGCCATCTCCGGGAACCTCGGGCTCGTGCGCGCCCTGCACTTCCCGCGCGCCTCGCTGCCGATCTCCTTCTCGCTCCAGCAGCTCCAGCAGCTGCTGTTCTCGATGATCGTGCTGTTCATCGTGGCGATCGGCTTCGGCAGCTACCCCGGCCCGTCCTGGCTGCTGATCGTGCCGGTGCTGCTGCTGCAGTTCCTGTTCAACAGCGGACTCGCGCTGATCGTGGCCCGGCTGGGCGCCAAGACGCCGGACATGGCCCAGCTGATGCCGTTCGTGCTGCGCACCTGGATGTACGCCTCGGGCGTGATGTTCTCCATCAGCAAGATGATGGAGGGCCGCTCGGAGCTGGCGGTCCGGTTGCTCCAGGTCAACCCGGCCGCGATCTACATGGACCTGATGCGCTTCGCGCTGATCGACGGCTACGACGCCTCGAACCTGCCGCCGCACGTATGGGCCATCGCCGGGTTCTGGGCCGTGGTGATCTTCGCGGGCGGTTTCGTGTACTTCTGGAAGGCGGAGGAGCGGTACGGCCGTGGCTGA
- a CDS encoding CDP-alcohol phosphatidyltransferase family protein, whose protein sequence is MSRPSVAELRPVVHPAGVKDRRSGEHWAGRLYMREVSLRIDRYLVNTKVTPNQLTYLMTVCGVLAAPALLVPGIPGAVLGVVATQLYLLLDCVDGEIARWKKQYSLGGVYLDRVGAYLTDAAVLVGLGLRAADLFGSGRIDWLWAFLGTLAALGAILIKAETDLVGVARHQTGRPPVQESAAEPRSSGMALARRAASALKFHRLILGIEASLLIVVLAIADQIHGDLFFTRLGTAVLAGIAMLQTLLHLVSILASSRLK, encoded by the coding sequence ATGTCAAGGCCATCGGTAGCTGAACTCCGTCCGGTCGTCCACCCCGCCGGGGTGAAGGACCGGCGCAGCGGTGAGCATTGGGCGGGACGCCTCTACATGCGCGAGGTGTCCCTGCGCATCGACCGCTACCTGGTGAACACCAAGGTCACGCCCAACCAGCTCACGTACCTGATGACCGTCTGCGGTGTGCTCGCGGCCCCGGCCCTGCTGGTGCCGGGGATCCCGGGCGCCGTGCTCGGCGTGGTCGCCACCCAGCTGTACCTGCTGCTGGACTGCGTCGACGGCGAGATCGCCCGCTGGAAGAAGCAGTACTCGCTCGGCGGGGTCTACCTGGATCGCGTCGGCGCCTACCTGACCGACGCGGCCGTGCTGGTCGGCCTCGGGCTGCGGGCCGCCGACCTGTTCGGCAGCGGCCGCATCGACTGGCTGTGGGCCTTCCTCGGCACCCTGGCCGCGCTCGGCGCGATCCTGATCAAGGCGGAGACCGACCTGGTCGGCGTCGCCCGGCACCAGACCGGCAGGCCGCCGGTGCAGGAGTCCGCGGCCGAGCCGCGCTCCTCCGGGATGGCGCTGGCCCGCCGCGCCGCCTCCGCGCTGAAGTTCCACCGGCTGATCCTCGGCATCGAGGCCTCGCTGCTGATCGTGGTCCTCGCCATCGCCGACCAGATCCACGGCGACCTGTTCTTCACCCGGCTCGGCACCGCGGTCCTCGCGGGCATCGCGATGCTCCAGACCCTGCTGCACCTGGTGTCCATCCTCGCCTCCAGCAGGCTGAAGTGA